The following proteins are encoded in a genomic region of Prochlorothrix hollandica PCC 9006 = CALU 1027:
- a CDS encoding DNA-directed RNA polymerase subunit beta', giving the protein MTEQHTEQRKHRPTADQPLTFYNCVIDKKQLKRLIAQAFTHYGTARTAEMADDLKALGFEYATRAGVSISVDDLKVPPEKKALLQAAEEEIRTTEARYTRGEITEVERFQKVIDTWHGTNEELKDEVVRNFKRNDPLNSVYMMAFSGARGNISQVRQLVGMRGLMANPQGEIIDLPIKTNFREGLTVTEYIISSYGARKGLVDTALRTADSGYLTRRLVDVSQDVIVREYDCGTQRSLPVRNVRDGDRVRVALSDRLLGRVLAEDAIHPETGEVLIPKYTSLSPELCTKIKTAALEEVIVRSPLTCDSARSVCQLCYGWSLAHQHLVDMGEAVGIIAAQSIGEPGTQLTMRTFHTGGVFTGEVAGSVKAKFEGVVRYPDNGRTRAFRTRHGDDAWVVEGTTDDKPFKLVLQGATQTLEEVLPQGTTLYISDGKTVLPETIIAETPLGGRTSKSTEKATKDVTSDLSGEVFFKDIMPEEKKDRQGNITRIAQRGGLMWVLSGEVYNLPPLAEPVVKNGDRVTVGDVLAETKLCTEHGGVVRLPEAGEGNQEVEIITASVVLDQALVRAESSHGQKHYVIETGNGQRFNLTAAPGTKVVHNQVVADLISDQYCTQTGGILKYAGVEVSKNKRAKTGYEVIKGGSLLWIPEETHEVNKDISLLLVEDGQYVEAGTEVVKDIYCQSSGVVEVTQKNDILREIVIKPGDLHLLDDPDAGLQHHEQLIYPGQEVLPGLTVEVLRYGEYVETPEGGALILRPVVEYTVSDEPAVPSQSSNSEAGRSICLRATQRLLYKDDERVKAVQGLNLLQTQLMLEINQEASQLVADIELVPDEEGQDDILRLQLVILESLMIRRDVSADSVQGQTKTDLLVQDQDKIDPGAVVARTATLCKETGIVQGIREGSEVVRRLLIVREADQFQVEVPDAPSLGWKPEDLVVAGSPLAPDLEAPESGQIIECDGNTLTFRIARPYRVSGGAVLHVEDKSLVQRGDNLVLLVFERAKTGDIIQGLPRIEELLEARKPKEACILAREPGVAQVIYDGDDVVEIKVIEDDGTVREYEITPGHNVIVSDGQRVNPADALTDGPSNPHEILDIFFNFYRNSRGDEQLYEAAIDSFGKVQKFLVDAVQAVYRSQGIDISDKHIEVIVRQMTAKARIEDGGDTTMLPGELVEMRQIYQVNQAMAITGGAPAKYEPVLLGITKASLNTDSFISAASFQETTRVLTEAAIEGKSDWLRGLKENVIIGRLIPAGTGFNAYEESLGTYTDGDPAYDGPGTMGSDRLDGVVIDDSHAHIHDIEGDGRSFGLEPRRGNESTSMILDDEELIDDNTLSN; this is encoded by the coding sequence ATGACTGAGCAACACACTGAGCAACGCAAGCATCGCCCAACAGCGGATCAGCCCCTGACTTTTTACAATTGCGTGATTGATAAAAAGCAGCTTAAGCGACTCATTGCCCAAGCCTTTACCCACTATGGCACGGCCCGCACCGCAGAGATGGCCGATGATCTCAAGGCGCTGGGCTTTGAATATGCCACCCGTGCCGGGGTCTCCATTAGTGTGGATGACCTGAAGGTGCCCCCCGAAAAGAAGGCATTACTCCAGGCGGCTGAGGAAGAAATTCGCACCACAGAAGCCCGGTATACCCGGGGGGAAATTACGGAAGTGGAACGGTTCCAAAAGGTCATTGACACCTGGCACGGGACCAATGAGGAACTGAAGGATGAAGTGGTGCGCAACTTTAAGCGCAACGACCCCCTCAACTCCGTTTATATGATGGCCTTTTCCGGGGCACGGGGAAATATTTCCCAGGTGCGGCAGTTGGTGGGAATGCGGGGTCTGATGGCGAACCCCCAGGGGGAAATCATTGACTTGCCCATTAAAACCAACTTCCGGGAAGGGCTGACGGTGACGGAGTATATTATTTCCTCCTATGGTGCCCGCAAAGGTCTGGTGGACACGGCCCTCCGCACCGCTGACTCTGGTTATCTGACCCGCCGTTTGGTGGATGTGTCCCAGGATGTGATTGTGCGGGAGTACGACTGTGGGACTCAGCGCAGTTTGCCGGTGCGCAATGTCCGGGATGGCGATCGGGTGCGGGTTGCCCTCAGCGATCGCCTCCTAGGTCGGGTCTTGGCGGAAGATGCCATCCATCCCGAAACCGGGGAAGTTCTGATCCCTAAGTACACCTCCCTCTCCCCGGAACTGTGCACCAAAATCAAGACAGCCGCATTAGAAGAGGTGATTGTGCGATCGCCCCTCACCTGTGACTCAGCGCGATCGGTGTGCCAACTCTGCTATGGCTGGAGTCTGGCCCACCAACATCTGGTGGACATGGGAGAAGCGGTGGGTATCATTGCGGCCCAATCCATTGGGGAACCGGGTACCCAGCTCACCATGCGCACCTTCCACACCGGCGGGGTGTTTACGGGGGAAGTGGCCGGATCCGTCAAAGCGAAATTTGAAGGGGTCGTGCGTTATCCCGACAACGGACGAACCCGCGCTTTCCGCACTCGCCATGGGGATGATGCCTGGGTTGTGGAAGGGACCACCGACGACAAACCCTTTAAGTTGGTGCTGCAAGGGGCAACCCAAACCCTAGAAGAAGTGCTGCCCCAGGGCACTACCCTCTACATTAGCGACGGCAAAACCGTGCTTCCCGAGACTATCATTGCGGAGACTCCCCTCGGTGGTCGCACCAGCAAGTCCACGGAGAAGGCCACCAAGGACGTAACCTCGGATCTGTCGGGAGAGGTCTTCTTTAAAGACATCATGCCGGAGGAAAAGAAGGATCGCCAAGGCAACATTACCCGCATTGCCCAACGGGGCGGCTTGATGTGGGTGCTGTCTGGGGAAGTCTACAACCTGCCTCCCTTGGCGGAACCCGTGGTCAAAAACGGCGATCGCGTGACCGTTGGCGATGTCCTGGCCGAAACCAAACTCTGCACGGAGCATGGCGGGGTGGTGCGCCTACCCGAAGCGGGGGAAGGCAACCAAGAAGTGGAGATCATCACCGCGTCTGTCGTGCTGGATCAAGCCCTGGTGCGGGCCGAGTCTTCCCATGGCCAAAAGCACTATGTCATTGAAACTGGCAATGGCCAACGCTTTAATCTAACCGCAGCACCGGGAACCAAAGTGGTTCATAACCAGGTGGTGGCGGATCTGATCAGCGATCAGTATTGCACCCAAACCGGCGGCATCCTCAAATATGCCGGGGTGGAAGTCAGCAAAAATAAGCGGGCCAAAACGGGCTACGAGGTGATCAAGGGGGGCAGCTTGCTCTGGATCCCCGAAGAAACCCATGAAGTCAATAAGGATATTTCCCTGCTGCTGGTGGAAGATGGCCAGTATGTGGAAGCTGGCACCGAGGTGGTTAAGGATATCTACTGCCAAAGCAGTGGTGTGGTGGAAGTTACCCAAAAGAATGACATTTTACGGGAAATTGTCATTAAACCGGGCGATCTTCATTTGCTGGATGATCCCGATGCCGGTCTGCAACATCACGAACAACTGATCTACCCCGGTCAAGAGGTGTTGCCCGGACTGACGGTGGAAGTCCTGCGCTATGGGGAATATGTGGAGACCCCTGAGGGAGGTGCCTTAATTCTCCGGCCCGTGGTGGAATATACGGTGTCTGATGAACCGGCGGTTCCCAGCCAAAGCTCCAATAGCGAAGCCGGTCGCTCCATTTGTCTGCGGGCTACCCAACGGCTGCTCTATAAGGACGACGAGCGGGTGAAGGCGGTGCAGGGGTTGAATCTTCTGCAAACCCAGTTGATGTTGGAAATTAACCAGGAAGCCTCCCAACTGGTGGCGGATATTGAATTGGTCCCCGATGAAGAAGGCCAAGACGATATTCTGCGCTTGCAGTTGGTGATTCTGGAGTCTCTGATGATTCGCCGGGATGTGTCGGCGGATAGTGTCCAGGGCCAAACGAAAACCGATCTTTTGGTGCAGGATCAAGACAAAATCGACCCCGGCGCAGTGGTGGCTCGCACCGCTACCCTCTGTAAGGAAACGGGGATTGTCCAAGGTATCCGCGAAGGCTCGGAGGTGGTGCGCCGCCTCTTGATTGTGCGGGAGGCGGATCAGTTCCAGGTGGAGGTGCCCGATGCCCCCAGTCTGGGCTGGAAGCCGGAGGATCTCGTGGTGGCCGGTAGTCCCCTAGCCCCGGATCTAGAAGCACCGGAATCCGGTCAAATCATTGAGTGTGATGGCAATACCCTCACCTTCCGCATTGCCCGTCCCTACCGGGTGTCTGGGGGTGCGGTGCTCCATGTGGAAGATAAGAGCCTGGTGCAACGGGGGGATAACCTGGTGTTGCTGGTGTTTGAGCGGGCAAAAACGGGGGATATTATCCAGGGTCTACCCCGCATTGAGGAATTGCTGGAGGCCCGGAAGCCTAAGGAAGCCTGTATCCTAGCCCGCGAACCGGGGGTGGCTCAGGTGATTTATGATGGCGATGATGTCGTCGAGATTAAGGTGATCGAAGATGATGGGACGGTGCGGGAGTATGAAATTACCCCCGGCCACAACGTTATCGTCTCCGATGGCCAACGGGTTAACCCAGCGGATGCCCTCACCGATGGACCCTCTAATCCCCACGAGATTCTGGACATTTTCTTCAACTTCTACCGCAATTCCCGGGGGGATGAGCAGTTGTATGAGGCGGCGATCGATAGTTTTGGCAAAGTCCAAAAGTTCCTCGTCGATGCGGTCCAGGCGGTCTACCGTTCCCAGGGCATTGATATTTCCGACAAGCACATCGAGGTGATTGTGCGCCAAATGACGGCCAAGGCTCGCATTGAGGATGGTGGCGATACCACGATGCTACCGGGGGAACTGGTGGAAATGCGCCAGATTTACCAGGTTAACCAGGCCATGGCCATCACTGGGGGTGCCCCTGCTAAGTATGAGCCGGTGCTGCTGGGGATTACCAAGGCATCCCTCAACACCGATAGCTTTATTTCGGCGGCCAGCTTCCAGGAAACCACACGGGTGCTGACGGAGGCGGCGATCGAAGGGAAGTCTGACTGGTTGCGGGGTCTCAAGGAAAATGTGATCATTGGTCGTCTGATTCCGGCGGGCACCGGTTTCAATGCCTACGAAGAATCCCTAGGTACCTATACTGATGGGGATCCTGCCTATGATGGCCCTGGGACCATGGGTTCAGATCGCTTGGATGGGGTGGTCATTGATGACAGCCACGCTCACATCCACGACATTGAAGGAGATGGTCGCTCCTTTGGTCTGGAACCCCGTCGCGGCAACGAGTCTACTTCCATGATCCTGGATGATGAGGAGTTGATTGACGACAACACCCTGAGCAACTAG
- a CDS encoding DegT/DnrJ/EryC1/StrS family aminotransferase, protein MHPPIPFVDLSPQHAPLTAELHEALHQVLHQGDFILGAAVQEFEQAFAHYCGVTLGRGVACGTDAIALGLRACGLQPGDEVLVPVNTFVATVLAIQQAGGKPVFVDCDRATGLMDCDQAATRMGDRTRALVPVHLYGQMVSPQALQTLTQGREVILLEDAAQAHGADREGKRAGSLGQAAAFSFYPSKNLGAAGNGGMVVTDVAAIAQGVSTLRNYGAPEKYFHTEQGVNSRLDSLQGAVLLVKLAHLDRWNRERRRLAQIYDRLLNPLASQGLQPLRNDSGAGHVYHLYVICLNHPHLTRDQIQAALAAQGIQTGIHYPLPCHLQLAFQTLGYGRGDFPQAEYLSDRILSLPLYPGLADADVERVARSLAQLWP, encoded by the coding sequence ATGCACCCCCCCATTCCCTTTGTGGATCTCAGTCCCCAACACGCACCTTTGACCGCTGAACTGCATGAGGCGTTGCACCAGGTTCTGCACCAGGGGGACTTTATTTTAGGGGCAGCGGTACAGGAGTTTGAACAAGCATTTGCCCACTATTGCGGGGTGACCCTGGGGCGCGGGGTGGCCTGCGGCACCGATGCCATTGCCTTGGGGTTGCGGGCCTGCGGGTTACAACCGGGCGATGAGGTCTTAGTGCCGGTGAATACCTTTGTGGCGACGGTGTTGGCCATCCAACAGGCGGGGGGCAAACCGGTGTTTGTGGACTGCGATCGCGCCACGGGTCTGATGGACTGTGATCAGGCAGCAACCCGGATGGGCGATCGTACCCGCGCCCTGGTGCCCGTCCATCTCTATGGCCAAATGGTATCCCCCCAAGCCCTCCAAACCCTGACCCAAGGCCGAGAGGTGATCCTGCTGGAAGATGCAGCCCAGGCCCATGGAGCCGATCGGGAGGGGAAACGAGCCGGGTCCCTCGGTCAGGCAGCGGCCTTTAGTTTCTATCCCAGCAAAAATCTGGGGGCAGCCGGTAATGGGGGCATGGTGGTAACAGACGTGGCTGCCATTGCCCAAGGGGTGAGCACCCTCCGCAACTATGGGGCACCGGAGAAATATTTCCACACGGAACAGGGCGTAAATTCCCGTCTGGATAGTCTGCAAGGGGCGGTTCTGCTGGTGAAATTGGCCCACCTCGATCGCTGGAACCGGGAACGTCGCCGTTTAGCCCAAATCTACGATCGCCTGCTAAATCCCTTGGCCAGCCAGGGTCTACAGCCCCTGCGCAACGATAGCGGAGCCGGTCATGTGTATCACCTTTATGTCATTTGTCTCAACCATCCCCACTTAACGCGGGATCAGATCCAAGCGGCCCTAGCGGCCCAGGGCATTCAAACGGGAATTCACTATCCCCTGCCCTGTCATCTACAACTGGCGTTCCAGACTCTGGGCTATGGGCGGGGCGATTTCCCCCAAGCGGAATATTTGAGCGATCGCATTCTCTCGCTGCCCCTGTACCCAGGTCTCGCAGATGCAGATGTGGAACGGGTTGCCCGATCCCTGGCACAACTCTGGCCATAG
- a CDS encoding Npun_F0296 family exosortase-dependent surface protein — MHFSAPTSFSLSRLMGVAATAVATLALAPSAQAGTLGAIDFSLSAGCPTASCVSLQNAGYTVAGGAVLDPAKAKKNRYEIPGTNFGDKSNVHSYSVTSKKDDPTGASNPIIVSGLTGLFEMYWGSIDTYNVMEFFDGATSVGTISGYTLAGTTDWANITGIAQNGYNSAGNYGKDLFASFSGTFDSVKLLNKAQLPSGTQLPNGQTLKETEIAFEVAAKDVPEPTGVVGLLALGALGLATRKRIAQA; from the coding sequence ATGCATTTCTCTGCCCCCACCTCGTTTTCCCTCAGCCGTTTAATGGGAGTTGCCGCCACTGCTGTTGCAACCTTGGCCCTCGCACCGTCAGCCCAAGCCGGTACCTTGGGTGCCATTGATTTCAGCCTCAGTGCAGGCTGCCCGACAGCCTCTTGTGTCTCCCTCCAGAACGCAGGTTACACCGTGGCTGGCGGCGCTGTTTTGGATCCTGCTAAAGCCAAAAAAAATCGTTACGAGATTCCCGGCACCAACTTTGGCGACAAAAGCAACGTTCATTCCTATAGCGTCACCAGTAAAAAAGATGACCCCACTGGAGCTAGCAACCCCATTATTGTGTCAGGGCTAACCGGTCTGTTTGAGATGTATTGGGGGTCGATCGATACCTACAACGTAATGGAATTTTTTGACGGTGCGACTTCCGTGGGTACCATTAGTGGCTATACCTTAGCAGGCACAACGGATTGGGCTAATATCACCGGTATAGCCCAAAATGGGTACAATTCTGCTGGAAACTACGGTAAAGATTTATTTGCATCCTTCAGCGGTACCTTTGATAGCGTGAAGCTACTCAACAAAGCTCAGTTGCCCAGCGGTACCCAATTGCCCAATGGCCAAACGCTTAAGGAGACCGAGATTGCCTTTGAAGTAGCCGCAAAAGATGTGCCCGAACCAACGGGTGTGGTGGGGCTGCTGGCTCTGGGTGCCTTGGGATTGGCCACTCGCAAGCGCATTGCCCAGGCTTAG
- a CDS encoding RNA-guided endonuclease InsQ/TnpB family protein, with amino-acid sequence MKVRYQYRIYPTPQQVKGLNQLFGCCRVVYNDALAIVRSVPQGEKWPSNAELQKLVITQAKKTAERKWLADVSVVPLQQSVQDLSVAFKNFFESRSGKRKGSKVGFPRFKKKLNQQSARFVRTGFSLKGNKLELAKLGRFKVKWSRPLPSEPSSVTIIRNTAGQYHASFVVEIGSINIEPLRPSIGVDLGIKTFAFLSTGDRVESPGYNRLDRKTRRFQRKLARQVKGSKRREKTRLRLAKLKLKTANIRKDFLHKTTTQLIHENQVVVLEDLAVKNMLGNRKLARAISQQGWGTARTLCEAKANRVNDREVRIISRWEPTSQICSDCGFRWGKVALSVRSILCVSCGTEHDRDGNAAKNIEKSGLGLTQDSKWAKNGRKTRMSGNPTALSSQPYSEQLGLFA; translated from the coding sequence ATGAAAGTACGATACCAGTACCGAATTTATCCAACACCGCAACAGGTCAAAGGGCTGAATCAGCTTTTTGGGTGTTGCCGAGTTGTGTACAACGATGCCCTGGCGATTGTGCGGTCAGTGCCGCAGGGCGAGAAATGGCCCAGCAATGCTGAACTGCAAAAGCTGGTGATCACTCAGGCCAAAAAGACGGCTGAACGGAAATGGTTGGCCGATGTGTCAGTCGTGCCCTTGCAGCAGTCGGTTCAGGATTTAAGTGTCGCCTTCAAGAACTTTTTTGAGAGCCGTAGCGGCAAACGAAAAGGGTCAAAGGTGGGCTTCCCTCGGTTCAAAAAGAAGCTGAACCAACAGTCGGCACGGTTTGTTCGGACGGGATTCTCCCTCAAGGGCAATAAGCTTGAACTGGCCAAATTAGGCCGCTTCAAGGTGAAGTGGTCAAGGCCACTGCCCTCTGAACCTAGCTCTGTGACCATTATCCGTAACACGGCTGGGCAATACCATGCCAGCTTTGTCGTGGAGATTGGCTCCATCAACATTGAGCCACTACGGCCCTCAATTGGGGTAGATCTAGGCATCAAAACCTTTGCCTTTCTCAGCACAGGTGATCGGGTAGAATCCCCTGGATATAATCGGTTAGACCGAAAGACACGACGGTTTCAGCGTAAGCTGGCCCGCCAAGTTAAAGGGTCTAAGCGTCGCGAAAAGACTAGGCTACGCCTTGCAAAGCTGAAGCTAAAAACGGCCAATATCCGAAAAGACTTTCTGCACAAGACCACGACCCAGCTCATCCACGAAAATCAAGTGGTGGTGTTGGAGGATCTGGCGGTGAAGAATATGCTTGGTAATCGGAAGTTGGCACGGGCCATCAGTCAGCAGGGTTGGGGCACCGCACGAACCTTGTGCGAGGCCAAGGCCAACAGGGTTAATGATCGAGAGGTCAGGATCATCAGTCGGTGGGAGCCAACCAGTCAGATCTGTTCTGATTGTGGCTTTCGTTGGGGCAAGGTTGCTCTATCGGTTCGTTCCATCCTCTGTGTGAGTTGCGGAACCGAACATGATAGAGATGGTAATGCCGCCAAAAATATCGAAAAGTCTGGGTTGGGGCTAACCCAAGACTCTAAATGGGCAAAGAACGGGCGTAAGACCAGGATGTCTGGCAATCCGACTGCTTTGTCTAGCCAGCCGTACAGCGAACAGCTTGGACTATTCGCCTAG